One Bombina bombina isolate aBomBom1 chromosome 5, aBomBom1.pri, whole genome shotgun sequence DNA segment encodes these proteins:
- the LOC128659989 gene encoding gastrula zinc finger protein XlCGF57.1-like — MNSYVLDKHVNSSFTNDYSQTLGKSQQIFIEDGELSGTGQQSLCTESNLVIKQEDKIYDLSSEMIIPEDKPQTFTEFSKNIKEENSLQSSQMIHTKEKHFKCTEYEKSFRHKSHLLEHHNIYTDEKPNTCTEGVKCFIQMTKRIAHERTQPGETLFICTECGKSFTRMHNLKTHERIHTGEKPFTCTECGKGFTQKIHLKIHEMIHTGEKPFTCTECGKSFTLMDNLKIHVRSHTGEKPFTCTECGKSFTQKGDLKKHEWHHTGEKPFTCKECGKCFTRMNNLKIHERSHTGDKPFTFTECGYRFTEISDLKSHKRSHTGEKSFTCTECGKCFTGKSNLKYHEMIHTGERPFTCTECGKSFTQISGLKTHEMSHTGEKPFTCTECGKGFTQISSMKSHERIHTGEKPFTCTECGKCFTEKSTLRRHERIHTGEKPFTCSECRKSFTDKGNLRKHERIHKGRKLSHVLKVKKVLLKSGIAKHKIFTHK; from the exons atgaactcatatgtgttag acaaacacgtgaatagttcattcactaatgactattcacaaacattggggaaatcacagcagatatttatagAAGATGGTGAATtgtcaggaactgggcagcaatcattatgtacagagagtaatttagtcatcaaacaagaggacaagatttatgacttatctagtgaaatgattatccctgaggataaaccacaaacatttactgagttttcaaaaaatattaaagaagagaatagtctacagtctagccaaatgattcatacaaaggagaaacattTCAAATGTACAGAATATGAGAAAAGCTTTAGACATaagtctcatctactagaacaccacaaCATTTACACAGATGAGAAGCCAAACACATGTACTGAGGGTGTGAAATGTTTTATACAAATGACAAAACGTATAGCTCATGAAAGGACCCAACCAGGGGAGACACTATTTatctgtacagagtgtggaaaaagttttacacgaatgcataatctaaaaactcatgaaaggattcacacaggagaaaagcctttcacatgtacagagtgtggaaaaggttttacacaaaagattcatctgaaaattcatgaaatgattcacacaggggaaaagcctttcacatgtacagagtgtggaaaaagttttacactaatGGATAATCTGAAAATTCATGTAagaagtcacacaggagaaaagcctttcacatgtacagagtgtggaaaaagttttacacaaaagggtgatctgaaaaagcatgaatggcatcacacaggggaaaagcctttcacatgtaaagaatgtggaaaatgttttacacgaatgaataatctgaaaattcatgaaaggagtcacacaggggacaAGCCTTTCACATTTACAGAGTGTGGATATCGTTTTACAGAAATAAGTGATCTGAAAAGTcataaaaggagtcacacaggagaaaagtctttcacatgtacagagtgtggaaaatgttttacaggaaagagtaatctgaaatatcatgaaatgattcacactgGAGAAaggccttttacatgtacagagtgtggaaaaagttttacacaaataagtggtcttaaaactcatgaaatgagtcacacaggggaaaagccattcacatgtacagagtgtggaaaaggttttacacaaataagtagtatgaaaagtcatgaaaggattcacaccggggaaaagcctttcacatgtacagagtgtggaaaatgttttacagaaaaaagtACTCTGAGaagacatgaaaggattcacacaggggaaaagcctttcacatgttcaGAGTGTAGAAAAAGTTTTACAGATAAGGgtaatctgagaaaacatgaaaggattcacaagggaagaaagcTTTCACATGTTTTGAAAGTGAAAAAAGttttattgaaatcaggtatcgcaaaacacaaaatatttacacacaaataa